Genomic window (Polaribacter batillariae):
GACATAAAAGTATTATATGTAATTACTGGCTTTCTATTTCTACCCTTTTTTGAAGTAATTAAAATAACACCTGAAGCACCTCTAGATCCATATATAGCTGTTGCAGAGGCATCTTTTAAAACTTCCATAGATTCAATATCATTAGGATGTATATCACTAAGACTAGCACCTTGCACACCATCTATAACGATTAATGGATTATTACCTCCATTGATTGATGTAACCCCTCTTACTCTAATAGATATATTAGCATTAGGTGATGCATCATTATTCGTTATATTAACCCCAGCAACCTGACCCTGTAAAGCCTCATCTGCTCTAGGTAATGGTATATTTTGAATATCGGATACTTTTACCGATGATACAGATCCAACTACATCACTTTTTTTCTGAGATCCGTATCCAACAACCACTATTTCATCTAGTTGTTGTGCATCTTCTTTTAAAAATATATTTATAGTCTTTTGCTTATTTATCTCGACTTCTTTAGTAACATATCCAAGATAACTTATTACAAGTGTGCCATTATTTGGTGCAGCAATTGTAAAGTTACCATCAAAATCTGTTGATACACCTATTTGAGTACCTTTTATTATTATATTTACGTATGGCAGTACCGATTTATCAGAATCAGCTTTAACAGTTCCTTGTACTGTGATAATCTCTTGTGAAATTAGTAACTGTGATGTAATTGTAAAGAGTATTGCTATTATTATTTTTTTCATAATATAAATTTAAATATTTTAAAGGATTGTAACCTTAAAGTCTTTTGTTGTTTGATTATCTACAGCACCACACAGACCATGAGTAACCCAAGCGTCTAAAGTTTGAACTCTCATCCTTGTATTGCCCTTGGTTGCTGAATTTGGGATACTTACTGTCCCAGAGAAAGGCCCATCATTAAGCTGATTATCTAAACCAAACTCTGCAACTAACTCATCAGCATCTTCAAAATCTCCATCACCGTTCCAATCTATCCATACTTTAGTCTTTGACCAATTGTTAGATTGACTTATGTCTAATGTAAAAGAACTACCTGTAGTTACCTCTAAAGTTTCAGCAGTAAAGAACTCATAATTTCCAGCAGGCTGAGAACCACTGTAATTTAAATTAGAATTAGCACCTGTTGTAACCACTGTATCTGCATTATAACCTCCTGTACCCGTAATAGCACAGTAAGAAACACCTAAAATTTCTACTTCAAAATCTTTTGTCGTTTGGTTAGCAACATCACCACATAAACCGTAATTTACCCACGCATCTAAAGTTTGAACTCTCATTCTGGTTACCCCTAAAGCTGCACTACTAGGAACTGTTATGCTACCATTAAAAGGTCCATTATTAAGTTGACTATCTAAACCAAACTCTGCAACTAACTCACCAGCATCTTCGAAGTCTTTATCTCCATTCCAGTCTATCCATACTTTTGATTTAGACCAATTGTTTGATTGTGTAAGCCCCATTGAAAATTGTGTATCTGTTGCAACCACCAATTTTTCTGTAGATAACTCATAATTTCCTGCAGGTTGTGATCCACTATAATTTAAATTAACATCCGCTCCTGTAGTTGTTATCGTGTCTGCATTATACCCACCAGTTCCTGAAATGGAACAATATTGCAAACCTAATATTGTAGGATTTCCGCTTGCATTTAGTTCTACTGATGCTGTCTTAGCGCCTTCTTCTGACGTTGCTGTAATTACTGCTACACCAGGTGAAATTGCGGTAACCTCACCATTACTAGATACAGAAATAACACTTGAATCACTAGATGACCAAACTACGGTCTGAAATGTTGCATCTGCTGGCGTGAAAACAACATTGTATTTGGTTTTTGAAGGATCATTAATCGGTTCTTCTACTAACTCAATTTTTTCAACTTTTACAATAACTTGTACATTTATAGATTTCATTACAGTACCATTATTAGATTTTGCAGTTAATGTTGCACTACCTAATGAGAGACCTTTTACACCGGCAACACGACCATTTTCATTAAATTGAATTTGAGCCACATTTTCATCACTTGAAGACCATGATACATTTTGAGTAGCATTACCTGGAGAAGCATTTACTACAATTTGCTTTACCTCATCAATCGCTAATAAAAAATCATTGGTGTTGATTTCAATAGTTTCAAGAGGTACTTCTAATTCTTCGTTTTCACAAGAATACGATAGTGACAACAGTAAAGCTAGAAGAGCTAATTTAAATTTAAAGTTTGTTTTCATCATAATTTGATTATGTTTTGAATTATTTTTGATTGATAATAACTATGATAGACATAGATATTTTGTGCCAAATTATATTATAATCAGTTTTTATATTATGATGATTTTCATAAAATGAGGGGTGTAATATCGTATTTTGAATAGATTTTGTTTAAAATAGAAGTATTCTTAATAAAATCTATATTTTGAGTGTTTAATTATCTTAATTTACTGGTTTTCTTTAATATAAACACTTGGAGAAACTTTAAATTTTTTCTTAAACTCCTGACTAAAGTGTTTTCTATCTGTATATCCCACCATAAAGCATACATCAATTATTGATAAATTATTATTTATTAATAATTGCGCAGCTCTTTGTAATCTAAAGTCTCTTATAAAACCAACAATTGTCATACCTGTAAGGGCTTTTATCTTTTTATATAAGCTTGAATGACTCATTCCAATTTCTAATGATAATTCTTCTACATTGAAATTTGAGTTTTCTATATTATTCTCTAGTAATTCTACCAATTTTTTTAAAAAAGACTCATCAGGAGAACTTAGTACTAAGTCTTTAGGTGTTAATATGGTATCTTTAGAAAATCTCTCGTGAATTAGTTGTCTATTTCTTAGTAAATTATAAATTCTAGCTTTAAGCACCTCTTCATTAAATGGTTTAATTAAATAATCATCAGCACCATTTTTTAGTCCCTCTATTTTGTCTATAGAAAAAGATCTAGCAGTTAATAATATTATTGGTATATGACTAATACGAACATCTGTTTTAACTTTATAACATAATGAAAAACCATCTAACTTTGGCATCATAACATCACTTATGATTAAATCTGGAGTATTATGCAGTGCTTTTTGCAACCCTTCTTCACCATTTTCTGCCTCAATGATTAGATAGTTCTCATAAAGAAGATCCCTTAGATATTCCCTTAAATGTTTATTATCCTCTACTAATAGTATTACTTTTCCTTTAAACTCTTTAAAGTTTATATTTACTTTACCCTTTTTATAATTTTCAATATGCTCCTCTTCTATTATATCTTCTTTAATTTGATTACCGGAGAAATGATCTTTACCTAATGGTAGTAAAAGGGAAAATATACTACCTTCTCCTACCTTGCTCGTAACAGTAATTTTACCTTTATGTAGTTCTATTATATCTTTTACAATTGAAAGACCGATACCAAAACCTTTTTGTGAACCTCTATATTTACTATGATAAAATCTTTCAAAAATATGTGGTAGTTTGTCTTTTGATATTCCTGTACCATTATCAGAAATTAAAATTTGGATGTTGGATTCATTTTTCTCAATACTAACTGATATTTTGCCTCCATTTTGAGTAAATTTAAAAGCATTAGATAAAACATTAAATATTGCTTTTTCTAATTGTATTCTGTCTATCCACAATTGAATAGGTTTTTCTTTACCAACAAATTTATATTTAAGATTATTTATTAATGCTTCTTGAGAAAAAGCTAAAAAAATCTCTTTAGTGAAACTAACTATATCTGTTTTTTGAACTGTTAAATCTAAATTACCTGTTTCTAGTTTTCTAAAGTTTAAAAGTTCGTTTACTAAATTTAACAATCTTCGTGTATTGTTTTTTACGACTGCAATTGATTTTTTTTCAACACTGTTAGTGTCTTCTCTTTGTAAAACATTTAAAGAACTCATAATTAAAGTCAGTGGAGTTCTAATTTCGTGAGAAATATTCGCAAAAAACCTCTGTTTTATTTGATGTAATTTATCTTGATCTTCCCTTTTATGTTTTTCAAATTCTAACTTATTGTTAATATTTATCCAATTAATGGTGTACTTTCTAACTAATAAGACTGCTAAAACTAAAAAGAAAAAATATATTACATAAGCCCACCACGTAAGCCAAAAAGGAGGTTTGATTATTAATTTTATGCCTATAGGTTTACTCCAATTAGTATCAACTGTTTTTGTTTTTACAAAAAAATTATAACTCCCTGGAGAAAGGTTTGTGTATGTAGCAGATTGCTCTGAGCCAATAAATCTCCAGTCTTTTTCAAAACCTTTCATCATTATAGAAAATTGAGTACCAGTAGCAAAAGGAAATACTAACGTCGAAAAATTGAAAGTAAAAACATTTTGGTTGTGATTTAAGGTTATTGTTTTTTCAAATGGAATATGTTTGTTTAAAATACCTTCTGTATTACTATTTATACTTTTATTAAAGAGCTTAAAATCTGTGAAAACAATTTTTGGGATATCAACACTACTATTTACTTTCTCTGGGCTAAACCTTATAAAACCCTCATTACCACCAAAATACAACATATCTTCTTCGTCTTTATAAGCTGAATTGATATGATACTCTCCTTTAAAATCTTTAAATGAAGTTATATTTCTAGTAGTTGGATTATAGCTGTAAATACCCTCTTTAGTGCTTAACCAAATTTTTTCGTTAGAAATTAATACAGCTACAACTGTGTTTGAATTGTCGGAAAAGCCAATTGTGATTTTTTCAAATTTATTCTTTTTAATATCGAATTTAACTAACCCCTTTTTTGTACCTAACCATAAATTTTCTTTTTTATCTTTCTTTAAAGAGTATATATAATTACTACCTGAATTGCCTAATTGGTCTTCTAGATTATAGTCTATAAATTCTTTACTGCTAACGTTAAAAAAATTTAAGCCACCACCCCATGTTGCAATCCATAAGTTACCGTTATCTCTTTCTATGGCTAGCACATTATCACTACTTATAGAATTATTAGTACTATTATAATTAAAGTTTGTAAAGCTTTCTGTTTGTGTATTTAAATAACTTAAGCCACCACCCCATGTTGCAATCCATAAGTCACCAGAACCTGTTATATCTATATCTCTTACATCATTATATGGAAGTGAGTTTCTTATGTTAGAACTTCTCTGATATTTTTTTATAATGCCTTTATTATTATTTAAATAAAATAGCCCATTAGAAAAAGTACCTACCCAATAATTTCCATTTTTTGTTTTTTTTATCTTTTGGATATAATCGTTTTCTAAATATTTATTGGTACTTATTTTTTGAGAAAACTCTATTTCAGTTAACCCTTCTCCATCTGTACCCACCAAAATATCCTTTTTATCTTTAAATATTGATAGTACTGGTGAGGGTTTTATCCCAAAAAAATCACTGAAGAAGAAATCAGAGTTATCTTGTCTTTTTTGAATAATATTTACACCTTTCCAAGCAGTTGCAATCCAAATATTTTTTTGATTATCTTCATATATTGAATTAACTGTATTATTTACTAATTTAAGTTGTAAATTATTATCTTTATAATAGTGCTCTATTTCTACTTTTTGTTTATTATTTTTTTCTAAAACTTTGTATACTCCTTTCCCATCAGTTCCTATCCATAAATTATTATCTTCATCAGTATAAATACTCCTAATTATTGATGCTTTAATCTTATCTTTCAAAAAATTAGTTAATGTATTTTTCTCTTTAGAAAAACTTAAAATACCATTCCCATTTGTACCTATTAAAATTTCACCAGAATTGTACTTGTGTAAAACATTTATAAATGTAGGATTTAAAAGATTTTCTTTTAAATAAGGGACTAATGTTTGAGTTTGTGAGTTAAAAAGATATAGGCCTTTACCATTTGTACCTATTAAAAAACTGTATATATCTATTTCTATTATTGCTGATATGTTTAGTTTCTGAAACTTTCTTACTGGATTAAAACTTTTATCAACTTCATTGTAAATCATTAATCCTTTATTTGTTCCTATCCAAATTTTATTACTCGAATCTTCATAAATTTTGTTTATGTTAACGTTAATATTTAAAGAAATAAACTTGTCTTTTTGGGCATTATATAATACTATTCCTTTACCAATAGTACCAATCCAAAGTCTATTTTTGGAATCTAATTTAATTGCAGAAATATCATTTGATTTTAAATTACTATTACTATTATTATAAATCTTTACTGAAGATCCATCATATCTATTTAAACCATTCTTTGTTCCCAACCAAATGAAACCAATACTATCTTGAGCAATAGATGTTACACGTCCATTTGATAACCCATTTTGAGTATTCAAAACTTTTAATAACGATACATCTTGACTATTACTGTAAAAACAAGTTAGTAGGATGAGAAGTGTTAAAATTATTTTTTTCTCCAATCTTTTTAATTTAAAATTCTCTAAATATAATTAAGTTTTTTATTTTTAAAAATTTTCAATTGAAAACTAAAAGCTACGACTACTTATCATTGATAAGAAGTCATAGCTTTAATCACATCAAATAATTATATTTTTTATTCAAATAAACTTTTAATTTCATTAATAAATCTCTCTGCCAAAGCATCTGCAGCTTGTTGTGATTTTGCTTCTGTATAAATTCTAATAATGGGTTCTGTATTAGACTTACGCAAGTGAATCCACTCTTCAGTAAAATCTATTTTTACACCATCTATGGTGTTTACATCTTCGTCTGCATACTTTGTAGCCATAGTTTCTAAGATATTATCAACCTCTATTTCTGGCGTTAATTGAATCTTATTTTTGCTCATAAAATAACTTGGGTACGAATCTCTCAACTCCTTACAAGATAATTTTTGATTTGCTAAATGCGATAAAAACAACGCAACTCCTACCAAAGAATCACGTCCATAATGTGATGCTGGGTAAATGATTCCTCCATTTCCTTCTCCACCAATTACAGCATTCTCTTCTTTCATTTTTATTACAACATTTACCTCTCCAACTGCACTTGCTGTATATTTTCCTCCATGTTTCTGGGTAACATCTCTTAAAGCTCTAGAGGATGATAAGTTAGAAACTGTGTTTCCTCCTTTTAATCTTCCTAAAACATAATCTGCACAAGCAACCAACGTATATTCTTCTCCAAACATAGAGCCATCTTCAGAAACCAAAGCTAGTCTGTCTACATCTGGGTCTACTACAATCCCAAAATCTGCTTTTTCTTTTACAACTAATTCAGATATATCTGTTAAGTGTTCTTTTAAAGGTTCTGGATTGTGAGGAAATTGTCCATTTGGTGTACAGTACAACTCTACACATGCTACATTTAGTTCTTTTAATAAAGCAGGAATAAAAATTCCGCCTGTAGAATTTACGGCATCTACAACCACTTTAAAGTTTGCTTTTTTTATGGCTTCTACATCTACCAATTCAAGATTTAAAACTTCGTTGATATGTTTTTCTACATAAGAAGTGTCTTTTGTATTGCTTCCTAAATCATCTACTTCTGCGAAAGCAAAATCTTCGCTTTCTGCTAATTCTAAAATCTTTTCTCCTTCTGATCCATTTAAAAATTCGCCTTTCTCATTTAATAATTTTAAAGCATTCCATTGTTTTGGGTTGTGAGAAGCTGTTAAAATAATGCCTCCATCTGCATTTTCTAAAGGAACTGCTACTTC
Coding sequences:
- the glmM gene encoding phosphoglucosamine mutase; the encoded protein is MTLIKSISGIRGTIGGKIADNLTPIDAVKFASAYGALIKKRNPNKEKLTVVIGRDARISGKMISSLVANTLVGLGIDVIDLGLSTTPTVEVAVPLENADGGIILTASHNPKQWNALKLLNEKGEFLNGSEGEKILELAESEDFAFAEVDDLGSNTKDTSYVEKHINEVLNLELVDVEAIKKANFKVVVDAVNSTGGIFIPALLKELNVACVELYCTPNGQFPHNPEPLKEHLTDISELVVKEKADFGIVVDPDVDRLALVSEDGSMFGEEYTLVACADYVLGRLKGGNTVSNLSSSRALRDVTQKHGGKYTASAVGEVNVVIKMKEENAVIGGEGNGGIIYPASHYGRDSLVGVALFLSHLANQKLSCKELRDSYPSYFMSKNKIQLTPEIEVDNILETMATKYADEDVNTIDGVKIDFTEEWIHLRKSNTEPIIRIYTEAKSQQAADALAERFINEIKSLFE
- a CDS encoding hybrid sensor histidine kinase/response regulator transcription factor; the protein is MEKKIILTLLILLTCFYSNSQDVSLLKVLNTQNGLSNGRVTSIAQDSIGFIWLGTKNGLNRYDGSSVKIYNNSNSNLKSNDISAIKLDSKNRLWIGTIGKGIVLYNAQKDKFISLNINVNINKIYEDSSNKIWIGTNKGLMIYNEVDKSFNPVRKFQKLNISAIIEIDIYSFLIGTNGKGLYLFNSQTQTLVPYLKENLLNPTFINVLHKYNSGEILIGTNGNGILSFSKEKNTLTNFLKDKIKASIIRSIYTDEDNNLWIGTDGKGVYKVLEKNNKQKVEIEHYYKDNNLQLKLVNNTVNSIYEDNQKNIWIATAWKGVNIIQKRQDNSDFFFSDFFGIKPSPVLSIFKDKKDILVGTDGEGLTEIEFSQKISTNKYLENDYIQKIKKTKNGNYWVGTFSNGLFYLNNNKGIIKKYQRSSNIRNSLPYNDVRDIDITGSGDLWIATWGGGLSYLNTQTESFTNFNYNSTNNSISSDNVLAIERDNGNLWIATWGGGLNFFNVSSKEFIDYNLEDQLGNSGSNYIYSLKKDKKENLWLGTKKGLVKFDIKKNKFEKITIGFSDNSNTVVAVLISNEKIWLSTKEGIYSYNPTTRNITSFKDFKGEYHINSAYKDEEDMLYFGGNEGFIRFSPEKVNSSVDIPKIVFTDFKLFNKSINSNTEGILNKHIPFEKTITLNHNQNVFTFNFSTLVFPFATGTQFSIMMKGFEKDWRFIGSEQSATYTNLSPGSYNFFVKTKTVDTNWSKPIGIKLIIKPPFWLTWWAYVIYFFFLVLAVLLVRKYTINWININNKLEFEKHKREDQDKLHQIKQRFFANISHEIRTPLTLIMSSLNVLQREDTNSVEKKSIAVVKNNTRRLLNLVNELLNFRKLETGNLDLTVQKTDIVSFTKEIFLAFSQEALINNLKYKFVGKEKPIQLWIDRIQLEKAIFNVLSNAFKFTQNGGKISVSIEKNESNIQILISDNGTGISKDKLPHIFERFYHSKYRGSQKGFGIGLSIVKDIIELHKGKITVTSKVGEGSIFSLLLPLGKDHFSGNQIKEDIIEEEHIENYKKGKVNINFKEFKGKVILLVEDNKHLREYLRDLLYENYLIIEAENGEEGLQKALHNTPDLIISDVMMPKLDGFSLCYKVKTDVRISHIPIILLTARSFSIDKIEGLKNGADDYLIKPFNEEVLKARIYNLLRNRQLIHERFSKDTILTPKDLVLSSPDESFLKKLVELLENNIENSNFNVEELSLEIGMSHSSLYKKIKALTGMTIVGFIRDFRLQRAAQLLINNNLSIIDVCFMVGYTDRKHFSQEFKKKFKVSPSVYIKENQ
- a CDS encoding Ig-like domain-containing protein translates to MMKTNFKFKLALLALLLSLSYSCENEELEVPLETIEINTNDFLLAIDEVKQIVVNASPGNATQNVSWSSSDENVAQIQFNENGRVAGVKGLSLGSATLTAKSNNGTVMKSINVQVIVKVEKIELVEEPINDPSKTKYNVVFTPADATFQTVVWSSSDSSVISVSSNGEVTAISPGVAVITATSEEGAKTASVELNASGNPTILGLQYCSISGTGGYNADTITTTGADVNLNYSGSQPAGNYELSTEKLVVATDTQFSMGLTQSNNWSKSKVWIDWNGDKDFEDAGELVAEFGLDSQLNNGPFNGSITVPSSAALGVTRMRVQTLDAWVNYGLCGDVANQTTKDFEVEILGVSYCAITGTGGYNADTVVTTGANSNLNYSGSQPAGNYEFFTAETLEVTTGSSFTLDISQSNNWSKTKVWIDWNGDGDFEDADELVAEFGLDNQLNDGPFSGTVSIPNSATKGNTRMRVQTLDAWVTHGLCGAVDNQTTKDFKVTIL